The genomic window AAATGCTGCTAGGGCAGGCTTTATTAAGGGAAGCATGATCCGCAAATAGATAAAAGCAGGATTGGCCCCATCCATTACAGCTGCTTCTTCCATTTCTTTTGGGATCCCAAGCATAAATTGTCTAAGTAAGAACACTCCGAATGCATTAAAGAGAGCATTTGGCACAATGATGGATAAATGGGTATTCACCCATTGAAGCTGATCTAAAATAAGGTAAAGCGGAATAAGTGTTACTTGCATAGGCACCATCATCGTTGCTAAAAAAGCAATGAACAACACTTTCGATCCTGGGAACTTTAATTTGGCAAAAGCATAAGCAGCCATTGAGCACGTAATAATTTGACTAAGTACCACAATGGTTGAGATATAGAAACTATTCCAGTATGCTCGACCAAACGGCATTGCATTTAGGGAATCAACGAAATTACTCCACATAATAGGATCTGGAATAATGGTAGGCGGGATGGAAAACATTTGCTCAAACGACTTTAAACTACTCAATCCCATCCAAATAAACGGACCTGCCATAACAAGAGAACCTAAAATGAGTGCAAGATGAAGGAAAACGGTAGAGGGTTTCACTTTTCGCTTCACTGCTGGTTGGACAGGAGGTTGTATTTGGCGCTGCGCGTTATCTGCCGTTGTCTTCATAGTGCACCCACTTTCTTGAAACCGTAAACTGGATTAAGGTAAAGATTAAAATAATGACGAATAAAATCATAGCTGCAGAGGTACTCGTACCGAAAGAACTTCGTGTAAAGGCTTCATCAAAAATATGAAGAACGAGTGTATAACTGGCGTTTCCTGGTCCCCCTTGCGTCATGACATATGCTTGGTCAAACACTTGGAATGAACCAATTACTGTCATAATCGCAACAAAGAACGTTGTTGGAGATAATAATGGCATCGTAATGTTTTTAAATTTCTGCCAAGCTGAAGCGCCGTCAATTTCAGCTGCTTCATAATAACTTCTTGAAATACCTTGAAGACCAGCTAAGAAGATAACCATGTTCGTCCCAAGTCCCCACCAAATACTTAGCATCGCGATTGATGGAAGCACAAAGCGTCGATCCGTTAACCAGTTTGGCCCATCAATACCAACTGACGCAAGCACTTGATTAATTAAGCCAAAATCACCGTTTAACAACCACATCCAAATGACTGCGATGGACACGGAGCTTGTCACGACTGGCATAAAGAAGAACATCCGATAAAAATCTTTTCCCTTCACTTTATTAAGGGCTAAAGCAGAAAGAAGTGCAGCGGCTATCCCCCCAGGTATGACGATTAGCGAGTAAATGGTTGTATTTCGTAACGCCGCTCGAAAATTACTATCTTGAAATTGTGCAATGTAATTTTCAAGTCCGACAAAGGTTCGTTCACCGAAACCGTCCCAATTCATAAAGCTTATACCAAAAGCGAATAGTAGCGGTAATAAAGAAAAGAGAATCATTCCAATCATCTGTGGTGCAATAAACGCGTATCCCCACCACTTTTCACGTTTTGTAAACAAAACTACCCCTCCTTTTAGAAAGAGGAGGAGACAAGCTCCTCCTATCCATGTTTCTCTATTTATTCAACCGCTTCTTTTGCTTTTGCTGTTGCTTGTTCTAATGCGTCTGCTGCATCCATATCTCCGAGCATCATTAATTCATAAATGTCTTCCAAATCTTCACTTAATCCTGGAGATGTAAATTCAAGACCAATGACTCGACCCACACTACGAGCATCTAGTAAATATTGACCATGTTCTGGACGATCCTGATTTAAGACAATTTCATCAATGCCTACTACTGAAGGAACTGCATTCCCCTCACCATCTAAACGTACTTCCTGTCCATCAGTGGATGTGTAGTAGGAAATGAATTTCATTGCTTCTTCTACATGATCTGATTTTGAATTAACCGCCATATAGGCAGTAGCAATATTAGCTGTTTCAATTTGTTCATCTGTATTAGAAGGAAATGGAATATAGTCAAAATCAATACTTGTGTCTAGGAACATGGGCGTTAACCAACGGCCTGCTGAAACAAAGCCAACTTGGTTTGACATAAACATCGCTTCGATTCCTTGGCCTTCAGGCATCGTCCCTGCATACGTAAAGTTTCCTTCATCTATCATTCGATCAACGTATTCAAATGCTTCCATCGTTTTTCCATCGGTGTCTCCAACAATGGCGTCCTCAGTTGCAAACTCACCGCCATTTGTCCAAATCCAGTTCAACATTGCGCCATGACCACTTTCTTGCATGTATCCGTGATTACCCGATTCATTTAATTGACGAGTGATGTCTTCAAACGTTTCCCAATTCCATTCACCGTTCTCATACAATTCTTGAGGAGATGGTATGTCGTTCTCTTCTAATAATGCTTTGTTGTAGTACATGAGGATAGGGTTACAATCAACCGGTAGACCATAAACAATGCCATCATTTCTTGAAGCGCCCCAGATGTCTTCAGTAAATTCATCTTCCGTAACGTATGAATCTCCACTATCTAAAAAATCTGATAATGGTTCAATTGTGCCATTTGACATAAGAGTAGAAATATTCTCAGCACCTACATAAAACACATCTGGTGCTTGACCGCCTTGTAAACGAGTTGTTAACGTTTGGAAATAATTGTCGTTCGGTAAGCCTGTTAACGTCACTTCAATGTCATCCTGCATTTCATTAAATGCATCTACTGCCCGGTTATACACATCCAGTTCAGCGGGATTGCCCCATGCAGAAAAAGATAGTTCAACAGCATCTCCGTTACTTCCAGTAGATGAGTCTGACCCAGATCCACAAGCAGCCAATGTCGTAATAGCCAATGCAGAAACAAAACCAACGCCAAAAACTTTTTTCATTTTTTTCACTCCCCCGATTGATTGAAAACGTTTACAAGTTGTACTATTAAAAAAATGACGAAAACGATTACGTTGCGTTTAAAAAAGGTTCATATCATTATTATAGAACAGATTCCACTTTTCGTTGTGTGTAATATTTTTTATGACAAGGGTAATTTATTGCGGTCTATACCATGATTCCATTCTAGGAGGACATTCTTATGACTGATCACTCAGCCTTTATTAGAGGTACACACTCATTTACGTTTCAGTTCTTACCTGAAACCGGTTTACTCAGTTTATGGAATATCGGGTGGGAAGTACGATCAGATCCTTCTTATTATTGGGATGGGCAAACAAGGAATGTAGATAATAACACACTTATCTTTCAATATACGATTTCAGGTTCAGGTAAGCTAGAAATTGATGGGCGAACCATTACGGTTCAACAACATGAAGCTTTTATCATTGCAGTTCCTGGTAATCACCGTTACTATTACCCTGAAGATGGGAAAGAGCCGTGGGAATTTATTTACATTGCACTTCAAGGCCCGACAGTCGAAGATATTTGGTCACGCCTCATTCAGGAAACCGGACCAGTTGTCGCACTTTCACCAGATAGCTATTTAATTCGCTCTTTATTCTCCATCTATGCAGAAACAAAAGCAGACCGACTTCGGGATCCTTATTTAGCAGCAGCTCAAGGCTATCAATTTTTACTTGAATGCTTTCGCACGCTGCATTCTCATACGCCAAAGGGAGATTCCTATTATTATCAACAAGCCTATTCCTATATTGAATCAAATTTCCACAAACAGATTTCTTTAGACGATGTGGCTGAACAAATTGGGTTGTCACGCTATAGCCTTACACGCTTGTTTAAAAAGCAAACCGGCGCAACGCCGATGGAGTTTGTTCGCGAGCTTCGCATTCGTAAAGCCTGTTCTATGTTAATCCATACGAACCGTCCGATCAAAGATATTTCCATTGAAGTAGGCTTTCTTGATGTGAATTATTTTCATAAAGTTTTTCGACGTTACACTGGATCAAGCGCTAGTTTCTTTCGAAAAAAAGGCGATTTCTCACAGATTTATTTACGTAAAACCAAACATGACTAACATGACAAATGTAACAATAAGATATCTTTTTCCGTAATACTATTCAAAAATAACCGCAAAGCTTCCGCAATTAACCGCACTCCCTTAAAGGTGTATGTAAAGTTCCGTTTATCCCTTCTCATCTGTTTATTCTTACGTATACTAACCTGTACAGGAACATGACAGAGAGAAGGCGGTGAACAAAAATGGACAAACGAATTCATTGGATTGATGCAGCGAAAGGGCTCGGTATTATACTCGTTATTATGAGTCATGCACCGATGGATCCTGAGCTCCGCGCCTTTCTATTTGCTTTTCATATGCCATTATTCTTCTATTTATCTGGTGTTGTATTCAAACCTAGTCGCCAAGCACCACTTGCTTTTGTCAAGAAGAAAGCGCGAGGATTACTTCTACCTTATTTTATCTTTTCGGCAATAACCTATGTGACTTGGTTCCTGCTTTTTCGTCATCTTCCATTTACACCTGGCGATAATGTTGATCCAATCCACCCTTTTACCGGGATATTTTTATCGACACCAGAGAACTATCAATTAACTTATAATCCTGCAATTTGGTTCTTAACTTGCTTATTTTTAGTTGAACTCTTATTCTTTTTCTATTATCGTTTGAGCCGAGGAAAATGGATCGGACTGTTTTTACTGACGGCCGCTATTTTAGGTTATGGTTCAACATTTTTACAATTCGCCATTCCTTGGAACGGATTTGTTGCTCTCACTGCCGTTGTTTTTTATGGTCTTGGATTTTTAACGAAATCGTTTTGGAAAACGCACTCTTGGAAAATCGTCGCTCCATTAGCAGTCAGTTTCTTTAGCATTATGTACTTCATTCAATCGTTTAATGAACGCATTGATATGCGTGGGAATATTTTAGGAGAAGCATACTTGTTTTATCCAGCAGCTATCTTAGGCATCATTGCTTTTCTCATGTTGATTCAAAAACTTCAACATGCAAAAGGTTTGCTCTATTTAGGCTCAAATTCCATTATCGTATTGCTCGTTCATATGCCCGTTTTGAATTTGGTAAAAGCAATGATGCACTATGGATTTGGGGTCAATCTTGATACGGCTAATACGCTTCCTTGGACCCTTCTGTTTACAGGTTTAACACTCTTATTAACCATTCCATTTATTGTCTTTTTCAACAAACATCCATGGTTCCTAGGTAAGAAAGAGACGAATAAGAAGACGAGAATGAGAACCCCTCAAGTCTCGTTTCGAGAAAAAAGCTATCCTAAAAGTATTTAATAAAGAACCCCATCAAGACCGCTAACCGATCTTAATGGGGCTCATTTTACTCTACAGGCCAACTTTCTTGTTTATAAGCCATATCCCAAAACATATATTCATAACGGCTCGTATTTAAGAAAATCTCCTCTAATCGTTCAAGTTCTTCTTCTGATTTTGATTCAGCAAGCTGGTCTAACGTATCAATTAACCAGTCGGCGATGGAACCAAAATCCTCTGATGAATACATTCGTACCCATTCTCCATAATATTCATGGTCTAGCGCCCCTGGTAATGTCGCAAGCGCTTTTCCAATCTCATAATAACTCCAAGCACACGGTAAAATCGCTGCGATTAATTCAGCAAGAGACCCTTTTTGTGCTTCTGCTAGCATCGCACTGCTGTAAGCTAACGTAACTGGTCCTGGTACAGTCGCTTCTAATTCCTCTCGACTCACGCCAAGTCGTTCAGCGTACGTACGATGAAGTTCCATCTCTGTATTTAACGTTTCGTCAAGTGCAGCAGCAAAGCCTGACATTGTTTTTAAATCAGGTGCGAGCACCGCTCCCATCGCCATGACTTTTGAATACTCAATTAAATACTTATAGTCTTGCTTCATATAGTACTTAAAGGATTCTTTCGGTAATGTACCATTACCAATGCCTTGAACAAACGGATGGTCATGGCTAGCTTTCCAAACGGCATCTGCACGTAAGCGAATACGTTGTGTAAATGACATACGATCACTCCTTATTAAAATAAAAAACCACTTTCTGAATAAGGAAAGTGGGTACACGTCATCTTAAAAACCGATTCGTATACACTTCCCTCCGCTAGTCCAAACTAGATCAGGTTATAAGGGTTAAGGTCATTAGCCTCTCTCAGCCACAATTGGCACCCCTAGTGATTTTAAACTTACTCGTTTCATCATAGTGCATTAAAAAGATTTCTGCAAGACAAGCCTCTGTACATGAGAATTGAGACCGCAACCCCACCTACTTCTCTCTTCTTTCTATTCAATTCTTTACTTAACATTGTTGCTTTCAGAGTGTTCATGCTATGCTTTTGATAATTCTAGATGCAAGGAGTATCGCAAATCATGATGTACGTTTACCTTTTTCTCTTTTTGTGCCTTTACGGCCTTGCCTGTTATTACATAGGCTTTAACGGGTATCGGTGGCTCAAAAGAAGTTTTGGTTTTTATTATAAGAAATCTTATACGATTGTCATTGTATTATTATCTGTTGCTTTTATCGCCTCATTTATTGTTTCATCAAGGCTATTGGAGCTAATTGGTGGCTACTGGCTCGCCATTGTTGGTTACGGCCTTCTCCTCATTCCTCTTGTGAACCTTATCTATTTTCTATCTGGAAGAAAGCCTATTGTTCACCTTGTTTCCGGTTATATCCTATCGCTTTGCTTTTTGGGACTTCTTATAATCGGTTCATTTAACGCTTGGTCACCAACAATTCGCCATTATAATGTATCACTAACAAACGAACCGACAGAAGAAGTCCGCTTTTTACTTGCTGCAGATTTCCATTTTGGTAACGTTATTGGTATGAACCATTTTGAACGCTTTCTTCAACTTGTTGAACAAGAATCTCCTGATGCCATCTTTCTTGCCGGAGACATTATTGACGACAACATCGACGCTTTTATTGAAGAACAAATAGCGGATGGGTTTTCACAGCTTGATGCGCCCCTTGGCGTCTTTGCGATTCCAGGAAACCACGATTATTACGGAGGCGACCTCTCTTTACTGAAACAAGAGCTCCGTTCTAGCGGCGTCAATGTCTTGTTAGATGAACACATGCATGTAGACGGACTTTTCACTGTCATTGGACGTAAAGACGAAACAGATTCTAATCGAAAGGGCATAGCGGAACTGATGGAACCTGCGAACGAACAACTTCCTATTATTATGCTTGATCACCAGCCACACGAAACGGTTGAAGCGGCTACTCACAATGTGGATATGATTTTGTCAGGACATACACATCGTGGACAACTCTTCCCTGGAAATTTACTCACTCAAGCGATCTATGAGAACGATTGGGGTCATAAACAAATTGACCAACTCCACTCTTTTACAACGTCTGGATTTGGGTTTTGGGGCCCTGCACTCAGAATCGGTAGTCGATCTGAAATTGTCATGATAACTGTAGAATTATAAGCAATGGCTACTTTTTACTTCTCTTACAGTTAACAAGTTCGTCTCATCCCTCATGGAACGTTGGGAAATATCTGTCTTCTCTATCAATCTGCAGATAAACACGCTATAATGAAGCAACTAACGGGTAGGAAGGGAGGTTGCACTAATGTCATCAACTGTAGCTGCACCAGAAGTAGGAGCTAAAATAGTCGAGTGGTATAGTTGCATTATTTCCTATGATCGAGAGCAAGCCATTCTTTCCAAACACGAAGTCAATCAACTGATGAATCGAATGGTTCCGGATGAAAAAGTGAAGTCGTATTATGAATTAGTAAACTTTAGACACCAATTATTTATTGAGCCGAATTCAAGCGAGCATAAACAATTTGCAGCTATTGCGATAGCAGATAAAGCAACCGATGAGTACATGCAATTTATGTACTACTTTATGTACGGACAAAATGAATTCCATAACGGACGTTATAAATCAGCTGTTCGCTCCTATAAGATAGCGGAGCGACTTTTAGAACAAGTACCTGATCAAATTGAAAAAGCAGAGTTTTACTACCGATCTGCTATTAGCTATTATCGAGTAGATCAATATATCTTTGCTGTTTCCTATTTTGAGCAAGCCCTTGAAATCTTTGAAAAGAAACCTGATTATGAAGAAATTGTGCTCAATATTCACATTTTCTTAGGCGGGATTAGTACGGAGCTTCTTAAATTTGAAGAAGCAGAAGACTTACTACAACATGCCTTCAGACGTTCTAAACCGTATCCTGTGACACGTGCGCTCATCTTAAGAATTCTTGGTTTAAATCGAGTCAAACAAAACCGACAAGATGAAGCGATCCAGTATTTTGAAGAGGCACTTTTAATTAAAGAACATAAAGATTCAGTAGTCGGAACAAAAACAGAGTACAACCTCATTAATGTGAAGCTAAGAAAAGAACCGAATAAAAAAGAAAACCATGACATATTAAATAACATATCACACAAAGTTCAGTCACTTAATATGACTGAATATGTCATCCGCTGTAAAGTAAGTCTCGGTCTTTACGTGCTAAATGATACAGCGATGATCAATGAAGGACTTGAAGAATTGCAACAAGCCGAATTATACTTTGAAGCTTCTGAACTAGCGGAAGAAGTAGTGGACGTGTATTCAAAACTCGGAAAGTTTGAGAAAGCTTTGCATTTCATGAGGATGGCACATCGAATGCGCATCCATCAATCTTGTATAGGAGTTGAACAAACATGAAAAAGAAAACATCTCTTCTTATTGCATTAGCAGTTGCTCTTTCAATTGGTAGCTTCAGTTTAGACGCCAGTCATTCTGCTGATAAAGCAGATGGTCGCTCTATCACTGCGTTAGATAAAGCGGATGGTAGATAATTTAGTGTACCGATAAAAAAACGTATTTCTCGTAATGAGGAATACGTTTTTTATGTTGGAAGCGCCTTTTAAGAGACTACGTTTGTTCACACATGCCTCCCCTATTACCGTTCCTTGCTGTCGTCTTCTTCACCTTGAATGGATTCTTCAGGAATGTTCTTATCAAATTCTTCCTTCATTTCTTCTAATTCTTGATGTGATTCTTCTTGATACCTCGGATCCCAATCCCGATGTTTGCTTTCCAGTTTTAAAATGTCATACTCACTACTTAATGCCTTCATTAACGAGATGGCCATCAATAAAACAACAAATACGAACGGGAATGCAGCTATAAGCATTGCCATCTCCAATGCTTCTAAACCACCAGATATCAAGAGAGCTGCTGCTGTAGCTGCTAAAATAAGACCCCAAGCGATTTTCACTTTCACACTCGGGTTGAGCCTTCCACCTGTTGTCAACATACCTAATACGAATGTTGCTGCATCAGCAGATGTAACAAAAAAGGAGGCAATAAGTAAAATGGCTATTCCCATGATTACTGGCGCCATCGGATACGACTCTAAAAAGGCAAATAACGCCACTTCATTCCCTTGATCCATAATTAATTGATATAAGCCGCCACTTTGATTAGCATCCATTTCTAAACCTGCAACACCGAAAATGGAAAACCAAATTGCACTAAACAAAACTGGCACACCCATTACACCAATAACAAACTCACGAATGGTTCTTCCTCTTGACACACGAGCTATAAATGTTCCTACAAAAGGAGACCACCCAATCCACCATGCCCAATAAAACAAAGTCCAATCATTAAGAAATTCACGCTCACCTGTAAAAGCGTTCATACCAAATGTCATACTAGGGAGATTTTGAAGGTAGTTTCCTACTGTTGTTGTGAATGATTCGATCATCTGAACGCTAGATCCTAGAAGAAAGACAAATATCATAAGTGCAATGGCCACAACGATATTCATCCAGCTAAGGTACCGAATGCCTTTGTCAACTCCAGATGCCGCGGATAAAATAAACGCAACCGTTACGACAGCAATCACAATTAGTGTCGTTAAAGTCGAATTCTCTATTCCGTCAAAGCTATAGCTTAACCCCGCCGTAATTTGCGATGCCCCTAGCCCTAACGATGTAGCAATACCAAAAATCGTTGCAAAGACAGCTAAGATGTCAATACTATGACCGATTCCACCTTGCGCATGCTTTCCAATTAACGGCGTAAAGGCCGAAGAAATAAGCGCAGGTGAATTATGTCTAAATTTAAAATAAGAAAGGGCTAAAGCCACAATCGCATACGTTGCCCACGGGTGAAACCCCCAATGAAATAATGTATATAAGAGCGATTCTTCAGCGGCCGCGATACTATTGGCTTCTGTTATTGGTGGGCTGTAATAATGGGTTAACGGCTCTGTCACCCCGAAGAACACAAGTCCGACACCCATGCCAGCAGTGAACAAAAAAGCAAACCAAGTAAAATAACTGTATTCCGGTTTTTCGCCTGGTTTTCCTAATGTGATTTTACCGAATGGGCCAAAAATCAAAAATAATGCTAAGAGAACAAAACCTGTCGTTGCTAATATGTAGACCCAACCCAGATTCGATGCAACGAAACCATC from Shouchella hunanensis includes these protein-coding regions:
- a CDS encoding BCCT family transporter; this encodes MKKNTLTVVFWCSLLLASVFILWGIFLPRNVETVLGAVDGFVASNLGWVYILATTGFVLLALFLIFGPFGKITLGKPGEKPEYSYFTWFAFLFTAGMGVGLVFFGVTEPLTHYYSPPITEANSIAAAEESLLYTLFHWGFHPWATYAIVALALSYFKFRHNSPALISSAFTPLIGKHAQGGIGHSIDILAVFATIFGIATSLGLGASQITAGLSYSFDGIENSTLTTLIVIAVVTVAFILSAASGVDKGIRYLSWMNIVVAIALMIFVFLLGSSVQMIESFTTTVGNYLQNLPSMTFGMNAFTGEREFLNDWTLFYWAWWIGWSPFVGTFIARVSRGRTIREFVIGVMGVPVLFSAIWFSIFGVAGLEMDANQSGGLYQLIMDQGNEVALFAFLESYPMAPVIMGIAILLIASFFVTSADAATFVLGMLTTGGRLNPSVKVKIAWGLILAATAAALLISGGLEALEMAMLIAAFPFVFVVLLMAISLMKALSSEYDILKLESKHRDWDPRYQEESHQELEEMKEEFDKNIPEESIQGEEDDSKER
- the tenA gene encoding thiaminase II, with product MSFTQRIRLRADAVWKASHDHPFVQGIGNGTLPKESFKYYMKQDYKYLIEYSKVMAMGAVLAPDLKTMSGFAAALDETLNTEMELHRTYAERLGVSREELEATVPGPVTLAYSSAMLAEAQKGSLAELIAAILPCAWSYYEIGKALATLPGALDHEYYGEWVRMYSSEDFGSIADWLIDTLDQLAESKSEEELERLEEIFLNTSRYEYMFWDMAYKQESWPVE
- a CDS encoding tetratricopeptide repeat protein, which produces MSSTVAAPEVGAKIVEWYSCIISYDREQAILSKHEVNQLMNRMVPDEKVKSYYELVNFRHQLFIEPNSSEHKQFAAIAIADKATDEYMQFMYYFMYGQNEFHNGRYKSAVRSYKIAERLLEQVPDQIEKAEFYYRSAISYYRVDQYIFAVSYFEQALEIFEKKPDYEEIVLNIHIFLGGISTELLKFEEAEDLLQHAFRRSKPYPVTRALILRILGLNRVKQNRQDEAIQYFEEALLIKEHKDSVVGTKTEYNLINVKLRKEPNKKENHDILNNISHKVQSLNMTEYVIRCKVSLGLYVLNDTAMINEGLEELQQAELYFEASELAEEVVDVYSKLGKFEKALHFMRMAHRMRIHQSCIGVEQT
- a CDS encoding acyltransferase family protein, producing MDKRIHWIDAAKGLGIILVIMSHAPMDPELRAFLFAFHMPLFFYLSGVVFKPSRQAPLAFVKKKARGLLLPYFIFSAITYVTWFLLFRHLPFTPGDNVDPIHPFTGIFLSTPENYQLTYNPAIWFLTCLFLVELLFFFYYRLSRGKWIGLFLLTAAILGYGSTFLQFAIPWNGFVALTAVVFYGLGFLTKSFWKTHSWKIVAPLAVSFFSIMYFIQSFNERIDMRGNILGEAYLFYPAAILGIIAFLMLIQKLQHAKGLLYLGSNSIIVLLVHMPVLNLVKAMMHYGFGVNLDTANTLPWTLLFTGLTLLLTIPFIVFFNKHPWFLGKKETNKKTRMRTPQVSFREKSYPKSI
- a CDS encoding carbohydrate ABC transporter permease → MFTKREKWWGYAFIAPQMIGMILFSLLPLLFAFGISFMNWDGFGERTFVGLENYIAQFQDSNFRAALRNTTIYSLIVIPGGIAAALLSALALNKVKGKDFYRMFFFMPVVTSSVSIAVIWMWLLNGDFGLINQVLASVGIDGPNWLTDRRFVLPSIAMLSIWWGLGTNMVIFLAGLQGISRSYYEAAEIDGASAWQKFKNITMPLLSPTTFFVAIMTVIGSFQVFDQAYVMTQGGPGNASYTLVLHIFDEAFTRSSFGTSTSAAMILFVIILIFTLIQFTVSRKWVHYEDNGR
- a CDS encoding metallophosphoesterase — protein: MMYVYLFLFLCLYGLACYYIGFNGYRWLKRSFGFYYKKSYTIVIVLLSVAFIASFIVSSRLLELIGGYWLAIVGYGLLLIPLVNLIYFLSGRKPIVHLVSGYILSLCFLGLLIIGSFNAWSPTIRHYNVSLTNEPTEEVRFLLAADFHFGNVIGMNHFERFLQLVEQESPDAIFLAGDIIDDNIDAFIEEQIADGFSQLDAPLGVFAIPGNHDYYGGDLSLLKQELRSSGVNVLLDEHMHVDGLFTVIGRKDETDSNRKGIAELMEPANEQLPIIMLDHQPHETVEAATHNVDMILSGHTHRGQLFPGNLLTQAIYENDWGHKQIDQLHSFTTSGFGFWGPALRIGSRSEIVMITVEL
- a CDS encoding carbohydrate ABC transporter permease, which translates into the protein MKTTADNAQRQIQPPVQPAVKRKVKPSTVFLHLALILGSLVMAGPFIWMGLSSLKSFEQMFSIPPTIIPDPIMWSNFVDSLNAMPFGRAYWNSFYISTIVVLSQIITCSMAAYAFAKLKFPGSKVLFIAFLATMMVPMQVTLIPLYLILDQLQWVNTHLSIIVPNALFNAFGVFLLRQFMLGIPKEMEEAAVMDGANPAFIYLRIMLPLIKPALAAFGIFSFIGIWNNFIQPLTFLSSTELFTVPLLLAMFKGLYVTQWPLLMAGATISVVPVLIVYFFAQRQIIEGIALTGVKG
- a CDS encoding ABC transporter substrate-binding protein, with product MKKVFGVGFVSALAITTLAACGSGSDSSTGSNGDAVELSFSAWGNPAELDVYNRAVDAFNEMQDDIEVTLTGLPNDNYFQTLTTRLQGGQAPDVFYVGAENISTLMSNGTIEPLSDFLDSGDSYVTEDEFTEDIWGASRNDGIVYGLPVDCNPILMYYNKALLEENDIPSPQELYENGEWNWETFEDITRQLNESGNHGYMQESGHGAMLNWIWTNGGEFATEDAIVGDTDGKTMEAFEYVDRMIDEGNFTYAGTMPEGQGIEAMFMSNQVGFVSAGRWLTPMFLDTSIDFDYIPFPSNTDEQIETANIATAYMAVNSKSDHVEEAMKFISYYTSTDGQEVRLDGEGNAVPSVVGIDEIVLNQDRPEHGQYLLDARSVGRVIGLEFTSPGLSEDLEDIYELMMLGDMDAADALEQATAKAKEAVE
- a CDS encoding AraC family transcriptional regulator, whose protein sequence is MTDHSAFIRGTHSFTFQFLPETGLLSLWNIGWEVRSDPSYYWDGQTRNVDNNTLIFQYTISGSGKLEIDGRTITVQQHEAFIIAVPGNHRYYYPEDGKEPWEFIYIALQGPTVEDIWSRLIQETGPVVALSPDSYLIRSLFSIYAETKADRLRDPYLAAAQGYQFLLECFRTLHSHTPKGDSYYYQQAYSYIESNFHKQISLDDVAEQIGLSRYSLTRLFKKQTGATPMEFVRELRIRKACSMLIHTNRPIKDISIEVGFLDVNYFHKVFRRYTGSSASFFRKKGDFSQIYLRKTKHD